One region of Nitrospinaceae bacterium genomic DNA includes:
- a CDS encoding phosphoribosyltransferase has protein sequence MNLFGKIKRLGQGTFAALLEGLFPRNCIFCEKSREGGGEFLCRLCETEIVFIDPPFCYGCGIPAEISYDYPTENFECALCRKNSYSFDRARSLGAYDAVLKQLIQYFKFRNQPGVMKDIVPLLSEYFSRRDESWDGFYVSPVPLHFRKMKERTFDQSFLLAREVARTLNLPLANGLLRRIKDTPSQAKKTKAERARNIKGAFQVDRPDRVAGLDILLVDDVLTTGSTASEAARMLKRSGARRVDIFTLGRALPYGNAIEAPSPRLSS, from the coding sequence ATGAATTTATTCGGAAAAATTAAGCGGTTGGGGCAAGGGACGTTTGCGGCCCTTCTGGAAGGGTTGTTTCCACGTAACTGTATATTTTGCGAAAAAAGCCGTGAGGGGGGAGGGGAGTTTTTATGCAGACTGTGTGAAACCGAAATTGTGTTTATTGATCCCCCTTTCTGCTACGGATGCGGTATCCCCGCCGAAATTTCCTACGATTATCCCACTGAGAATTTTGAATGCGCCTTGTGCCGCAAAAATTCCTATTCCTTTGACCGGGCGCGTTCTCTGGGGGCCTATGATGCAGTATTGAAACAATTGATTCAATATTTCAAGTTTCGCAATCAGCCCGGGGTCATGAAAGACATCGTCCCGCTCTTATCCGAATATTTTAGCCGACGGGATGAATCCTGGGACGGGTTTTATGTGTCTCCCGTTCCTCTGCACTTTAGAAAGATGAAGGAAAGGACATTTGATCAATCTTTTCTTCTTGCCAGGGAGGTGGCCCGGACATTGAATCTGCCTCTGGCCAACGGGTTATTGCGGAGAATTAAGGACACCCCTTCCCAGGCCAAAAAAACAAAGGCCGAACGGGCTAGAAATATAAAGGGCGCGTTTCAGGTCGACCGGCCCGACCGGGTGGCCGGGCTGGATATTTTATTGGTGGATGATGTGCTGACCACTGGGTCGACTGCCAGCGAAGCGGCCAGAATGTTGAAGCGGTCTGGAGCCAGGCGCGTCGATATATTCACCCTGGGGCGGGCTTTGCCCTATGGCAATGCCATCGAAGCGCCATCTCCCAGACTTTCCAGTTAA
- the nhaD gene encoding sodium:proton antiporter, protein MGNMTVTWAGYASLIFFTLAYTLVIFEEKIHMRKSKPVIFIGCFMWALIGIYEAEHGGGHAHDFLKELIAEIGELFFFLLSAMTYINTLDERNVFKALRAWLLRKGLGFKKLFWATGLITFFLSPLADNLTSALLMSTVALAVSGGNTKFIVPAFVNIIVAANAGGAWSPFGDITTLMVWTAGKVETIKFSYLMIPSVINWIIPALIMYPFVPDEKPEGNSDVVQLKHGAKIIIGLGIATIATAVSFHQFLHLPPFMGMMFGLGALMLFGFYLKRWGDMPYLKSLGIEEDRRQHPRFDIFKKVEGVEFDTLLFFFGVLTAVGALQYIGYLALASQSLYGTIGPTASNIVVGILSAIVDNIPVMYAVLKMDPAMGLDQWLLITLTTGTGGSLLSVGSAAGVAVMGVDRENYTFMKHLKWAPAIALGYFASIGSWWFLTAGLR, encoded by the coding sequence ATGGGAAATATGACCGTTACCTGGGCGGGATACGCCTCTCTGATCTTCTTTACCTTGGCCTACACCCTCGTTATTTTTGAGGAAAAGATTCATATGCGAAAATCCAAGCCGGTGATTTTCATCGGCTGTTTCATGTGGGCCTTGATCGGGATTTATGAAGCCGAGCATGGTGGAGGACACGCTCACGATTTTCTTAAGGAATTGATCGCAGAAATCGGCGAACTGTTTTTCTTCCTGCTTTCAGCCATGACTTACATTAATACGCTGGACGAACGAAACGTATTCAAGGCGTTACGAGCCTGGCTGTTGAGAAAAGGATTGGGATTCAAAAAGCTGTTCTGGGCCACGGGCTTGATCACTTTTTTCCTGTCGCCGTTGGCAGATAACCTCACAAGTGCCCTGTTAATGTCCACAGTGGCTCTTGCGGTCAGCGGCGGAAACACCAAGTTCATCGTTCCAGCTTTTGTCAATATTATTGTGGCCGCCAATGCGGGAGGCGCCTGGAGTCCCTTTGGAGATATCACCACCCTTATGGTCTGGACAGCAGGAAAGGTGGAAACCATCAAATTTTCTTACTTGATGATTCCTTCCGTGATCAACTGGATCATTCCGGCACTCATCATGTACCCATTCGTTCCGGATGAGAAACCTGAAGGAAACTCGGATGTGGTGCAATTAAAACACGGCGCCAAGATCATCATCGGTCTTGGAATCGCCACCATCGCTACGGCGGTGTCCTTTCACCAGTTCCTGCACCTGCCTCCGTTTATGGGAATGATGTTTGGCCTTGGTGCATTGATGTTGTTTGGTTTTTATTTGAAAAGATGGGGGGACATGCCTTATTTAAAATCACTGGGCATCGAAGAGGACCGCAGACAGCATCCGCGCTTCGATATTTTCAAGAAGGTTGAGGGCGTGGAATTTGACACCCTGTTGTTCTTTTTTGGAGTCCTGACAGCGGTCGGCGCTCTGCAATACATCGGTTATCTTGCCCTGGCCAGCCAGAGTTTATATGGAACCATCGGACCCACCGCTTCTAATATCGTCGTGGGTATTTTATCTGCAATCGTCGACAACATTCCAGTCATGTACGCGGTCCTCAAAATGGACCCCGCAATGGGACTGGATCAATGGTTGTTGATTACCCTGACCACAGGTACGGGCGGGAGCTTGCTTTCCGTCGGCTCCGCCGCTGGTGTCGCCGTTATGGGAGTTGACCGGGAAAACTACACGTTCATGAAACATCTGAAATGGGCACCGGCGATTGCATTGGGTTATTTCGCCAGTATCGGTTCCTGGTGGTTTCTCACCGCGGGCCTGCGTTAA
- a CDS encoding farnesyl-diphosphate synthase, with protein sequence MTGLDLTQYLSEGKKFLEDGILELLPQENSYPESIHSAMNYSVHAGGKRLRPILLIAAAEAVGGDRQTVLPFAVAAELIHTYTLIHDDLPSLDNDDFRRGKPTNHKVYGEAIAILAGDALLTQAFILMTNAALLEGVPEREILKATHEMANALGSAGMIGGQVVDIESEGKPITPESLEYIHVYKTGHLIRACICAGARLSRASASQYSALSQYGAHIGLAFQIIDDILDITADEKKLGKDVGSDLDKEKATYPALYGLEESKEKAEKLVEESLACLEQFDGRADPLREIARFFVQRTF encoded by the coding sequence TTGACAGGACTAGATTTAACTCAGTATTTATCAGAAGGAAAGAAATTCCTGGAGGATGGCATTCTGGAGTTATTGCCCCAGGAAAACAGCTATCCCGAAAGTATCCATTCAGCGATGAACTATAGCGTTCACGCAGGTGGAAAACGATTGCGTCCGATTTTGTTGATTGCTGCAGCCGAAGCCGTTGGAGGAGATCGGCAAACTGTCCTGCCTTTTGCGGTTGCGGCTGAACTGATACATACTTACACCCTGATACACGATGATTTGCCTTCCCTGGACAACGATGATTTCCGCCGTGGGAAGCCTACCAATCATAAGGTGTATGGAGAGGCGATAGCCATTCTTGCCGGGGACGCCCTGTTGACTCAGGCGTTCATTTTGATGACCAATGCCGCGTTGCTGGAGGGCGTGCCGGAGCGGGAAATACTGAAAGCCACTCATGAAATGGCAAATGCCTTAGGGTCCGCAGGTATGATTGGCGGGCAGGTGGTTGATATAGAGTCGGAAGGCAAACCAATCACCCCTGAATCTCTTGAGTATATTCATGTCTATAAGACAGGCCATTTGATTCGGGCCTGTATCTGCGCGGGAGCGAGGTTGAGCCGGGCAAGCGCTTCTCAGTACAGCGCCTTATCCCAGTATGGAGCGCATATCGGCTTGGCTTTTCAGATCATTGACGACATTTTGGATATTACTGCAGACGAAAAAAAGTTAGGAAAAGATGTTGGAAGCGACCTTGATAAGGAGAAAGCAACTTATCCCGCCCTTTACGGTTTAGAGGAGTCCAAAGAAAAAGCCGAAAAACTGGTGGAAGAAAGCCTGGCATGTCTGGAACAATTTGATGGTCGAGCCGATCCCCTGCGTGAGATCGCCCGGTTCTTTGTCCAACGCACATTTTAA
- the dxs1 gene encoding 1-deoxy-D-xylulose-5-phosphate synthase 1 produces the protein MSKLLNQIEGPDDLKKVPLEDLPQLAKEIRDTLLETISQSGGHLSSNLGVVELTLAMHYVFNSPKDKFIWDVGHQSYVHKLLTGRRDRFNTIRQYDGLCGFTKREESVHDHWNCGHGGTSISAALAFAKARDLNNEKNDVLAVIGDGSLTAGMAFEGLNHTGHIKSDMIVVLNDNEMSISQNVGGMSAHLSKILTGQVMTKIKAEIDELLLAIPGIGKDISRYAHKVDEAIKGVFIPGRLFEDLGFRYVGPVDGHDVEGLIETFETIRELKGPTLLHVVTRKGKGYELAEEKADVWHGAKPFDIATGQFIKKKANPAYTKVFAEALIDLAKEDEKIIGITAAMPDGTGMSIFGKEFPERTFDVGMAEQHAVAFAGALSIEGFRPVVAIYSTFLQRAYDQVVHDICLMNLPVIFAMDRAGIVGEDGATHQGLYDISFLRALPNMVVMAPKDENEMRRMLKTAICHNGPAALRYPRGSGLGVDLDPKIETLEIGKGEVIKEGTDIAIFAYGHMVATAEEVSLALEKGGISAAVINARFAKPVDGDLVAKYAQITNCFVTLEEHALKGGFGSAILETLQDEKFSTEVHVKCIGMPDIVLEHGSPGMQRKDLKLDPEGVYETVLEHYQGVVEGSTTAGAEKKVLHGNGKNAYFGKRDKSHLKIKHSVNG, from the coding sequence ATGAGCAAGCTTTTGAATCAAATAGAGGGACCCGATGATTTGAAGAAAGTCCCATTGGAGGATTTACCTCAACTTGCAAAAGAGATCCGGGACACCCTTTTGGAGACCATTTCTCAAAGCGGAGGTCACCTTTCATCCAATCTCGGAGTGGTGGAGCTGACTCTGGCGATGCATTATGTGTTCAATAGTCCGAAAGACAAATTCATCTGGGATGTCGGGCACCAGAGCTATGTTCATAAGCTATTGACCGGCAGACGCGACCGGTTTAACACCATCCGTCAATACGACGGCCTGTGCGGATTCACTAAGAGGGAAGAGAGCGTGCACGACCACTGGAACTGTGGGCATGGCGGCACCTCAATTTCGGCGGCGCTCGCCTTTGCCAAGGCCAGGGATTTAAATAACGAAAAAAACGACGTTCTTGCCGTCATCGGCGATGGATCGCTCACTGCAGGAATGGCTTTTGAGGGCTTGAACCACACGGGGCACATCAAGAGCGATATGATCGTCGTCCTCAATGACAATGAAATGTCCATTTCCCAGAATGTGGGAGGCATGTCCGCTCATTTGAGCAAGATCCTGACCGGACAGGTCATGACTAAAATCAAAGCGGAGATCGATGAGCTTCTCCTCGCCATTCCCGGAATCGGCAAAGATATTTCCCGGTACGCCCATAAAGTGGATGAAGCGATCAAGGGAGTGTTTATTCCCGGCAGACTGTTTGAAGACCTGGGTTTTCGCTATGTCGGCCCGGTCGATGGTCACGATGTCGAAGGGCTGATAGAAACCTTTGAGACGATTCGCGAGCTCAAGGGTCCGACGCTTCTGCACGTGGTGACCCGAAAAGGCAAAGGCTATGAACTGGCTGAGGAAAAGGCGGATGTATGGCATGGCGCTAAACCTTTCGATATCGCCACCGGACAATTCATTAAAAAGAAAGCCAACCCCGCGTACACCAAAGTGTTTGCCGAGGCGCTGATCGACCTTGCCAAGGAAGATGAGAAAATCATCGGTATCACCGCGGCTATGCCCGATGGAACCGGGATGAGCATATTTGGAAAAGAATTTCCTGAACGTACGTTTGATGTTGGCATGGCGGAGCAGCATGCGGTGGCTTTTGCCGGGGCGTTGTCCATCGAAGGGTTCCGGCCTGTGGTAGCCATTTATTCGACGTTTCTGCAACGTGCCTACGACCAGGTGGTGCACGATATCTGCCTGATGAACCTTCCCGTCATCTTTGCGATGGACCGGGCGGGCATTGTCGGGGAAGACGGCGCCACGCATCAGGGCTTGTACGATATTTCCTTTTTGAGAGCTTTGCCCAATATGGTGGTGATGGCTCCAAAGGATGAGAATGAAATGCGCAGAATGCTCAAAACGGCGATCTGTCATAATGGACCGGCGGCTCTGAGGTATCCCCGCGGCTCGGGCCTCGGCGTTGACCTGGACCCGAAAATCGAAACTCTGGAAATCGGCAAAGGCGAGGTGATCAAGGAAGGTACGGATATTGCCATTTTTGCTTACGGTCATATGGTGGCAACGGCGGAAGAAGTATCGTTGGCGCTTGAAAAAGGCGGGATCAGCGCCGCCGTGATCAATGCCCGGTTTGCCAAACCCGTGGACGGAGATTTGGTCGCAAAATATGCGCAAATCACCAACTGTTTCGTAACGCTTGAGGAACATGCACTCAAAGGCGGTTTCGGTTCCGCGATTCTGGAAACGTTGCAGGATGAGAAATTTTCCACCGAAGTGCATGTCAAATGCATTGGCATGCCGGACATCGTCCTGGAACATGGATCTCCCGGCATGCAGCGCAAAGATCTTAAACTGGACCCGGAAGGAGTCTATGAAACCGTTCTCGAGCATTACCAGGGAGTGGTTGAGGGATCGACGACTGCCGGAGCAGAGAAGAAAGTGTTGCATGGCAACGGGAAAAACGCGTATTTTGGCAAACGTGATAAGAGCCACCTGAAAATCAAGCACTCTGTGAATGGCTAG
- the hisB gene encoding imidazoleglycerol-phosphate dehydratase, with translation MARTAKVRRATRETEIEVELNIDGTGKHDIQTPIPFLDHMLTQLARHGYFDLTVRAKGDIEIDFHHTVEDMGITLGQAFSQAMGDLKGIRRFSQASVPLNEALANCVIDISGRAFFVFNCDLPKSKIGQFDVELVPEFFQAFSANSGITLHLSSDCWTNLHHIIEAMFKSFARALDQACTLDPRSSEVPSTKGTL, from the coding sequence ATGGCTAGAACGGCAAAAGTCCGGCGCGCTACCCGGGAAACAGAAATCGAAGTCGAGCTCAACATCGATGGGACTGGAAAACACGATATTCAGACGCCCATCCCCTTTCTCGACCACATGCTCACCCAACTGGCCCGCCACGGGTATTTTGACCTGACCGTCCGTGCCAAGGGCGATATCGAAATCGATTTTCACCATACGGTCGAAGATATGGGAATCACCCTGGGCCAGGCATTCAGTCAGGCGATGGGTGACCTCAAAGGAATACGCCGTTTTTCCCAGGCTTCCGTGCCGCTCAATGAAGCCCTGGCGAATTGCGTCATCGATATTTCGGGCCGGGCTTTTTTTGTTTTTAATTGTGACCTTCCGAAGTCCAAAATCGGCCAGTTCGACGTGGAGCTGGTGCCGGAGTTTTTCCAGGCGTTTTCCGCCAACAGCGGCATCACCCTTCATTTAAGCTCCGACTGCTGGACCAACCTGCATCACATCATTGAGGCCATGTTCAAATCCTTTGCGCGCGCATTGGACCAGGCCTGCACTCTCGACCCGCGATCCAGCGAGGTTCCTTCCACCAAAGGGACACTTTAA
- the hisH gene encoding imidazole glycerol phosphate synthase subunit HisH — MIAVIDYGMGNLRSVQKAFEAVGARAVVTRKASEILSASSVVLPGVGAFKDCMDNLKRFDLVDVVHKSIQSGKPFLGICLGLQLLFHQSEEFGQVPGLEVLSGDVVGFTARVPGESNDSALKVPHMGWNTIQIKKNNPLFQSIPDESYFYFVHSYYVVPRQPDDIATTTQYGIEFVSSIHRDNIYAFQFHPEKSQKLGLVILKNFSELK; from the coding sequence ATGATTGCCGTTATTGACTACGGCATGGGAAACCTGCGGTCAGTTCAAAAAGCCTTTGAAGCCGTGGGGGCCAGGGCCGTGGTGACCCGAAAAGCCTCTGAGATTCTCTCCGCTTCGTCCGTGGTTCTGCCGGGAGTCGGGGCGTTCAAGGACTGCATGGATAATCTCAAGCGGTTCGATCTGGTCGATGTTGTCCACAAATCGATTCAAAGCGGCAAACCTTTCCTGGGGATCTGTCTGGGGTTGCAGTTGTTGTTTCATCAAAGCGAAGAATTTGGGCAGGTTCCAGGCCTGGAGGTTCTATCCGGCGATGTGGTGGGTTTTACCGCAAGGGTTCCCGGAGAGTCAAACGACTCAGCTCTTAAAGTTCCACACATGGGGTGGAATACCATTCAGATAAAAAAAAACAATCCCCTGTTTCAGTCGATTCCAGACGAGTCCTATTTTTACTTTGTCCATTCCTATTATGTGGTTCCCCGTCAACCGGATGATATCGCCACCACCACTCAATATGGAATCGAGTTCGTTTCCAGCATTCATCGCGATAACATTTATGCCTTTCAGTTCCACCCCGAAAAAAGTCAAAAGCTGGGGTTGGTGATTTTGAAAAATTTCTCCGAACTGAAATAG
- a CDS encoding SAM-dependent methyltransferase, giving the protein MEIDKEIGSLLHGYQRACVLMTANKLQVFDELKSPVAAKDVANKLNLSLKGTERLLNGLAALGIVAKENQSFHLPEEWQKYLTKDGGHSMQQWINLSADLSSVWLDLPEFIRSGKMVKSIMEVLGNQPKEMRAFIDAMHDKGLKATWMLARELPIGDARKMLDVGGGPGTYSLEWAKLHNHLRATIFDIPPVLTVAQDYIQRYGLADRVNTLPGDFNKDDFGEGYDLILMANVIHMYGEDVGQNLIRKAYGSLVPGGRLVIHGFCTDAEETAPVEDALFNLNMGMLTENGKAHPVKEKTRWMEKDGFSEIKHFRVEAVPTGVLTGIKPG; this is encoded by the coding sequence ATGGAAATTGACAAGGAAATAGGAAGTTTACTGCATGGGTACCAACGAGCCTGTGTGCTCATGACCGCAAACAAGCTTCAGGTGTTTGATGAATTGAAATCTCCTGTTGCCGCTAAAGATGTGGCCAATAAATTGAACCTTTCTTTGAAGGGCACGGAACGGCTGCTCAACGGACTTGCCGCTCTTGGAATCGTGGCCAAGGAAAACCAATCGTTCCATTTACCCGAGGAATGGCAGAAATACCTGACGAAAGACGGTGGCCACTCGATGCAGCAGTGGATCAACCTTTCCGCCGACCTGTCATCGGTCTGGCTGGATCTGCCGGAATTCATCCGGTCAGGAAAAATGGTGAAAAGCATCATGGAGGTGTTGGGCAACCAGCCCAAGGAAATGCGCGCCTTTATCGACGCCATGCACGATAAGGGATTGAAGGCCACCTGGATGCTGGCCCGCGAGCTTCCCATCGGCGATGCCCGTAAGATGCTGGATGTCGGCGGCGGACCGGGAACTTATTCGCTGGAATGGGCGAAGCTTCACAATCACCTGCGCGCCACGATCTTCGACATTCCTCCCGTGCTGACGGTCGCGCAGGATTACATCCAGCGTTATGGTCTGGCGGACCGGGTCAACACCCTGCCAGGTGATTTCAACAAAGACGACTTTGGAGAGGGATACGATTTGATCCTGATGGCCAACGTCATTCATATGTATGGGGAAGATGTGGGGCAGAATCTAATCCGCAAAGCCTATGGTTCATTGGTACCCGGCGGCCGCCTGGTGATCCATGGTTTTTGTACCGACGCGGAAGAAACCGCACCGGTTGAAGACGCTTTATTCAACCTGAATATGGGGATGCTCACGGAAAACGGAAAAGCCCATCCTGTAAAAGAGAAAACGCGCTGGATGGAAAAGGACGGGTTTTCAGAGATTAAGCATTTTCGTGTCGAGGCCGTTCCAACCGGGGTCCTCACCGGTATCAAGCCGGGATAA
- the smpB gene encoding SsrA-binding protein, translating into MDGIKVICQNKKARHNYFIEESVEAGIVLRGTEVKSLRDGKANLVDSYATVERGEVWLNNCHINPYAPASQFSHHPMRKRKLLLNKQEIAKLIGKTQEKGYNLIPLKIYFKGGRAKVELSLAKAKKMHDKRATIKKREAEREIDKAMKSRNQ; encoded by the coding sequence ATGGACGGCATCAAGGTCATCTGCCAGAACAAAAAGGCGCGGCACAACTACTTCATCGAGGAATCGGTCGAGGCCGGCATCGTTCTGCGCGGAACCGAAGTCAAATCCCTGCGCGACGGTAAAGCCAACCTGGTGGACAGCTATGCCACCGTCGAACGCGGAGAAGTCTGGCTCAACAATTGCCACATCAATCCCTACGCCCCCGCCAGCCAGTTCAGCCACCATCCCATGCGCAAAAGAAAACTGCTTCTCAACAAGCAGGAAATCGCCAAGCTGATCGGCAAAACTCAGGAAAAAGGATACAACCTCATCCCTCTTAAAATTTATTTCAAAGGCGGCCGGGCCAAGGTGGAACTGTCCCTCGCCAAAGCCAAAAAAATGCACGACAAACGCGCAACGATCAAAAAACGCGAGGCCGAACGGGAAATCGACAAAGCCATGAAATCCCGGAATCAATGA
- a CDS encoding tRNA (N(6)-L-threonylcarbamoyladenosine(37)-C(2))-methylthiotran sferase MtaB, which translates to MKVAFATLGCRTNQHDTAEMQTLMEQEGFSIVDSRELADVYVINTCSVTQRSDYSSRLAVKKSLAINDQALVVFTGCYAQLAPDEAAEIQGLDIVLGNANKLDIARVIKEKLNPETPWNKEDKAEIFMSDIHKKRVFRTIPVSKFQGKTKAFIKVQTGCDEKCAFCTVVRARGKSISDERENILNNVKEAIDSGFKEITLTGINLGTYGMEKENPETFSSLVREIVRLPGDFRIRLSSINPMEIDDDLIQLIADEEKICPHLHIPLQSGDDDILAKMRRNYTSGQYLDTVHRALEKIPRLGLGADIIIGFPGETDERFENTRKLIESLPFTYLHAFAYSPRKGTEAYGFKSNLPKTVKKERNKILTDMAHEKSIRFRRQLKGETVTVLFENQRDSATGNLKGHTEHYIPVSVPGGDRLMNQLVPVKIEDVSEQQVLGCLPS; encoded by the coding sequence ATGAAAGTCGCTTTCGCCACTCTGGGTTGCCGGACCAACCAACACGACACAGCGGAGATGCAAACCCTGATGGAACAGGAAGGGTTTTCCATCGTCGACTCCAGAGAGCTGGCGGATGTTTACGTGATCAACACCTGTTCGGTGACGCAACGCAGCGATTACAGCTCGCGCCTGGCGGTGAAAAAATCGCTGGCCATCAACGATCAGGCGCTGGTGGTTTTCACGGGTTGTTACGCGCAACTGGCCCCCGACGAAGCGGCTGAGATTCAGGGTCTGGATATCGTGCTGGGCAATGCTAACAAGCTGGACATCGCCAGGGTCATCAAGGAAAAGCTCAACCCAGAGACGCCCTGGAATAAAGAAGATAAAGCGGAAATCTTCATGTCGGACATTCACAAAAAAAGAGTGTTCCGCACCATCCCGGTGTCAAAGTTTCAGGGAAAAACCAAAGCCTTCATCAAGGTGCAGACCGGGTGCGACGAAAAATGCGCCTTCTGCACCGTTGTCCGGGCGCGGGGCAAGTCGATCAGCGATGAGCGGGAAAACATCCTCAACAACGTTAAAGAAGCCATCGATTCCGGCTTCAAGGAAATCACCCTCACCGGCATCAACCTCGGCACCTACGGCATGGAAAAGGAAAACCCGGAAACGTTTTCCTCACTGGTGCGCGAGATCGTCCGCCTGCCCGGTGACTTTCGCATCCGTTTGAGTTCCATCAACCCCATGGAAATCGACGACGACCTGATACAACTGATCGCCGATGAAGAGAAAATCTGCCCGCACCTGCACATCCCCCTGCAAAGCGGTGACGATGATATTCTCGCCAAAATGCGGCGAAACTACACTTCTGGGCAATATCTAGACACCGTGCATCGGGCGCTGGAGAAAATTCCGCGGTTGGGCCTGGGAGCGGATATCATTATTGGATTCCCCGGCGAAACGGACGAACGTTTTGAAAACACTCGAAAACTCATCGAAAGTCTGCCGTTCACCTACCTGCACGCGTTCGCCTATTCGCCGCGCAAGGGTACCGAGGCCTACGGCTTTAAAAGCAACCTCCCTAAAACCGTGAAAAAAGAACGCAATAAAATCCTGACCGACATGGCGCATGAAAAATCCATCCGCTTTCGCCGCCAGCTCAAAGGCGAGACCGTCACCGTGCTGTTCGAGAACCAGCGAGACTCCGCGACGGGGAATCTGAAAGGCCACACGGAACACTACATCCCGGTCTCGGTTCCCGGAGGCGACCGCCTGATGAACCAACTGGTTCCGGTAAAAATTGAAGACGTTTCGGAACAGCAGGTTTTAGGATGTCTGCCATCCTAA
- a CDS encoding UDP-N-acetylglucosamine pyrophosphorylase yields MKSPLAKVLQPLSGRPLLYYVLEIVKQLSADRVSVVVGFQSKEVKTAFSDPGIEFVEQKEQLGTGHAAQQTESCLADFSGDILVLCGDMPLIKASTLKNLLKKHRESGASCTLLTLKDNQGKIKDFGRIIRDKDQSIVRIVENKDATPAEKKVDEYNSGVYCFDKSLFYKALLAVDNRNSQKEYYLTDTIRFFVENQYSVQSVQTEDSDEIFGINSPEDLQKAEQLLREGDASL; encoded by the coding sequence ATGAAATCCCCGCTTGCCAAAGTCCTGCAACCGTTGTCCGGGCGTCCACTCTTATATTATGTCCTGGAGATCGTCAAACAGCTGAGTGCTGACCGGGTGAGCGTGGTGGTCGGGTTTCAATCCAAGGAGGTGAAAACTGCCTTTTCCGATCCCGGAATCGAGTTTGTTGAGCAAAAAGAACAACTTGGGACCGGCCATGCGGCCCAGCAAACCGAATCCTGTCTCGCTGATTTTTCCGGCGATATCCTTGTTTTGTGCGGCGACATGCCCTTGATCAAAGCCTCCACCTTAAAGAATCTGCTCAAAAAACACCGGGAGAGCGGGGCCTCCTGTACCCTGTTGACTCTGAAAGATAACCAGGGAAAAATCAAGGATTTTGGCCGAATCATTCGGGATAAAGACCAATCGATCGTCCGGATTGTCGAAAACAAGGACGCCACACCCGCTGAGAAAAAGGTTGACGAATACAATTCCGGCGTTTATTGTTTTGATAAGAGCTTATTTTATAAAGCTTTACTTGCGGTCGACAACCGCAACTCGCAAAAAGAGTATTACCTGACGGATACCATCCGTTTTTTTGTCGAAAACCAATACTCCGTCCAGTCGGTTCAAACTGAAGATTCCGACGAGATTTTCGGGATCAATTCTCCAGAAGACTTGCAGAAAGCGGAACAGTTATTAAGGGAAGGGGATGCTTCCCTTTAA